One genomic segment of bacterium includes these proteins:
- a CDS encoding 2-oxoacid:acceptor oxidoreductase family protein gives MRQEHEIICAGFGGQGVLSMGSIIAYSGMIEGKEVSWMPSYGPEMRGGTANCIVIVSDARISSPIITKFDSAIVLNQPSLDKFEKAVKPGGLLLYEQSTIIHPPTREDIDVVGISAIEEADKLKAKQVANMIMVGAFLEKRPIVKIETIVSALKKALPEHRHHLIPVNEQALKRGKELVHLNEKVTA, from the coding sequence ATGCGACAAGAACATGAAATAATCTGTGCTGGTTTCGGAGGACAGGGAGTGCTTTCTATGGGAAGCATAATTGCTTACTCTGGAATGATTGAAGGAAAAGAAGTAAGCTGGATGCCATCTTACGGACCAGAAATGCGGGGTGGAACAGCCAATTGTATCGTTATTGTTTCTGATGCACGAATCAGTTCTCCCATCATAACAAAATTTGATTCAGCGATTGTACTTAACCAGCCGTCACTCGATAAGTTTGAGAAAGCAGTAAAACCGGGTGGATTACTGCTATATGAACAGTCTACGATTATTCATCCCCCAACGAGAGAAGATATTGATGTTGTAGGTATTTCTGCAATTGAAGAAGCAGATAAGCTAAAAGCAAAACAGGTGGCTAATATGATCATGGTCGGTGCGTTTCTTGAAAAAAGACCGATCGTAAAAATAGAAACAATCGTCAGTGCTCTTAAAAAGGCATTGCCGGAACACAGGCATCATCTGATTCCTGTAAACGAACAGGCTCTTAAAAGAGGGAAAGAGCTGGTTCACCTAAATGAAAAAGTAACAGCATAA
- a CDS encoding site-specific integrase: protein MQKLFISKHKNGYYYIYYIDLNGKRKSITTKTKVKSEALKALSNFDKMISNKKNIVANDLTLKQFRWKFLKHSESYHSWKTTLDYKSTFNEMEEYFGNILLTEFTQRSIEEFIQMKIRKRSLHTGRRHLINIKAMFSKAVAYGFLESNPAKNIKRIKPPERLPLFFTREEFDSLLKVIDNQDWKDLVEFAVNTGLRQMEILNLHKRQFNKQDRLIILDNHYHTTKSRKIRNMPMNNKAFEIVSRRVDNAKSELIFTLKGERILQDNLQDKFRKYVEAAELNTKLTFHCLRHTFASWLVQKGVSIYEVSKLLGHADIKTTQIYAHLRSDDLRRAVDLL, encoded by the coding sequence ATGCAAAAGTTGTTCATCTCAAAACATAAAAATGGTTACTACTATATCTATTACATTGATCTCAATGGTAAAAGAAAAAGCATAACCACAAAGACCAAAGTAAAATCAGAAGCATTAAAAGCATTATCAAACTTTGATAAGATGATCAGCAACAAGAAAAATATTGTTGCTAATGATTTGACGCTCAAACAATTCCGATGGAAATTTCTCAAACACTCCGAAAGCTATCACTCTTGGAAGACCACACTAGATTACAAAAGCACATTCAATGAAATGGAAGAATACTTTGGCAATATTTTGCTTACTGAATTTACACAGCGAAGTATTGAAGAGTTTATTCAAATGAAAATTAGAAAGAGATCTTTGCATACAGGAAGAAGACATTTAATAAATATTAAAGCAATGTTCAGCAAAGCAGTTGCATATGGTTTTCTTGAAAGTAATCCAGCGAAGAACATTAAAAGAATTAAACCACCAGAAAGACTACCATTGTTTTTTACTCGAGAAGAATTTGATTCACTGCTAAAAGTAATTGATAATCAGGACTGGAAGGATCTGGTTGAGTTTGCTGTGAACACTGGCTTGCGCCAAATGGAAATTCTGAATCTGCACAAACGACAGTTTAATAAGCAAGATCGTTTGATAATTCTGGATAATCATTATCACACAACAAAGTCCAGGAAGATTCGCAATATGCCAATGAATAATAAAGCGTTTGAGATTGTATCTAGAAGAGTTGATAATGCTAAAAGCGAATTGATCTTTACATTAAAAGGAGAGAGAATTTTACAGGATAATTTGCAAGACAAATTTCGAAAATATGTTGAAGCGGCTGAATTAAATACTAAACTTACTTTTCATTGTCTGAGACATACTTTCGCATCTTGGCTTGTGCAAAAAGGAGTTTCAATTTATGAAGTTAGCAAACTCTTGGGACACGCGGATATTAAAACCACACAGATCTATGCACATTTAAGAAGTGATGACCTACGAAGAGCTGTAGATCTCTTATAG
- a CDS encoding DUF2703 domain-containing protein, with protein sequence MITSKKLSVHIQYFNGCPHSSEMIQRVKIAIADIEDKVDYKEILIETNELAEKLKFRGSPTLLINGEDFEMQEEPSSISLSCRYYPKGLPTIEDIRKRIEKLL encoded by the coding sequence ATGATCACTTCAAAAAAACTATCAGTCCACATTCAGTATTTTAACGGCTGTCCTCATTCATCTGAAATGATACAAAGAGTAAAAATTGCAATTGCTGATATAGAAGATAAAGTCGACTATAAAGAAATTCTCATTGAGACTAATGAATTAGCAGAAAAGTTAAAATTCAGAGGCTCTCCTACACTTCTTATAAATGGTGAAGATTTCGAAATGCAGGAAGAACCCTCTTCAATTTCTTTGAGCTGTCGATACTATCCGAAAGGATTACCAACAATAGAAGATATCAGAAAGCGAATAGAGAAATTACTATAA